In Spirochaetota bacterium, the genomic window TCAAACATTCCCATGGTCATCTACTCCTTATGCGGGCCTCATGACAAGCTTCAGGACCTTGTAATTCTGATTAAGCACATTGACGTACGCGTTATATCGCATCTGGGTCTTCGCGGCGTCCACCGTTTCCTTCTCTATGTCCACGTTGTTTCCGTCGTTCCTGAGGGTTGTGGAATAGTCGAGGTTGATCCTCGGCCGCACGCCGCGCACATCCCTCTCCACGTAAAAAGGAATGTGCCGCTCGTCGGTCATTTTGGCCTGGAACCTGTTGGACGGATCGGCCTTCTCCCTGATAACGCGCCGAAGCTCGCTTTCGAAGTTCACCTCGCTCCGCTTGAAATGCGGCACGTCCACATTGGCGATGTTGTTGGCGATAACGTTCCTCCGGGTGGACTCGA contains:
- the flgB gene encoding flagellar basal body rod protein FlgB; translation: MFERSRMMQTNYLLERGLDVESTRRNVIANNIANVDVPHFKRSEVNFESELRRVIREKADPSNRFQAKMTDERHIPFYVERDVRGVRPRINLDYSTTLRNDGNNVDIEKETVDAAKTQMRYNAYVNVLNQNYKVLKLVMRPA